The Acinetobacter wuhouensis genome includes the window ATCCACATCCAGAGTTTGAAAATTCAATTGGTCTTTGGTCGCTTGGACAAAGCCTGTGAGTTCATTTACTGATTCTTCTTTGACACGGAGGAGCATGAGAAATGCGCCGAGTTGAACATCTAAGACTTCATCTTTCAAGATCATCGAAAAAGCTTGGTATGCTTCATCATAAGTAAGTGATCGTGCACCATTTTTTCCTTTTCCCACGATTCGGACAAATTGGGCAAAAGGGTGTTCAAAATCTTTATAGAGATTACGTTTTGTGTTCATTTTTGATAGGCGAAGATGAGAAAAAACTGTCCTCTACACTATGCCACAAATGCTAAAAATGACATAGGTATAGCAGGTATTAGACTAAGGTCTAAGCATAAATTGAATAATTATTAAGCAATTTTAACATTTGAGTTGAGATTGATGAGTAAAAATTAATTAAAATGTCATACGAATTGTGTTTTATTTTTCATCTCCTGTGCTGCGTTTATTCTTATTGGCTTATCGCGTAATAGAGAATAGATCTTAAACATCGTTATTTGTTGTCCTTCCTTTAGAAAGCTGAGGTTTTCTAAACGGGCTTTTATTTTTTAAAAATACGGTTTTCTAGATTCTTTTTAATTGAATTAAAAGGGGGTTTAGAGATGGACAACATTTAGGTGGCATTAACATTGAATATTTCTTCACAAAGAAATAGAGAAAGAATTAATTATCATGGCTAAGAAACCTCTATATAAGTCACTTTATTTTCAAGTGATTATTGCCATTATTTTAGGTGTAATCGTGGGACATTATTTCCCAACGACCACGCACTTAATCAATGGTGTTGAGAAAACTGTTCCTGGTTTAGGTGAGCAACTTAAACCCTTAGGTGATGCTTTTATTAAGCTCATCAAAATGATTATTGCTCCTGTGATTTTCTGTACTGTTGTCAGTGGTATTGCTGGTATGGAAAGCATGAAATCAGTCGGTAAAACGGGTGGTATTGCGCTTTTATATTTTGAAATTGTGTCAACAATTGCACTGATTATCGGTTTGGTGGTAATCAATGTTGCTAAACCTGGTGTGGGAATGAATATTGATCCTGCGACTTTGGATACATCTGGTATTTCAAAGTATGTAGAATCAGGTGCTGCGCAATCGACAGTTGAATTCTTCTTACATATTATTCCAAATACAGTCGTTGGAGCTTTTGCAGAAGGTGAAATTCTGCAAGTGCTTTTATTTGCATTGTTATTTGGTTTTGCATTACACAAGTTAGGTGATGCTGGTAAGCCTGTATTGAAGTTTATTGATCAGATTGCACATGTATTCTTTAACATTGTAAATATGATCATGAAACTTGCGCCAATCGGTGCGTTTGGTGCAATGGCATTTACCATTGGTAAATATGGTATCGGCAGTCTTGCTCAACTTGGACAATTGATTGTTTGTTTCTATATTACCTGTTTGCTATTCATTTTCATCATTCTAGGTACGATCAGCCGTATCTGTGGTTTCAGTATTTTAAAAATGATCCGCATGATTCGTGAAGAGTTATTGATTGTATTGGGGACTTCTTCTTCAGAATCTGTGTTACCACGTATGTTGAAAAAGCTTGAAATTGCAGGTTGTGAAAAGTCTGTGGTTGGTCTAGTCATTCCGACCGGTTATTCATTTAACCTTGATGGTACATCTATTTATTTAACGATGGCTGCGATCTTTATTGCGCAAGCAACCAATACACATTTAGATATTTGGCATGAAATTACATTGCTAGCAGTGTTATTGATTTCTTCTAAAGGTGCTGCGGGTGTAACAGGTTCTGGCTTTATTGTGATGGCTGCGACTTTGTCAGCAGTAGGTCATATTCCAGTTGCAGGTTTGGCGTTGATTCTGGGTATTGACCGTTTCATGTCTGAAGCGCGCGCATTAACGAATTTGGTGGGGAACTCATTGGCAACGATTGTTGTTGCAAAATGGGTAGGCAAATTGGATACAGCTAAACTGAATGAAGCGTTGAACAATCCTGAAGAAGTGGATCGTAAAATGCTTGAAGAATCAAAAGAAGCACATGCTTAATTTATTCTTGATTTAAAGATTCAAAAATGGAAGCTTCGGCTTCCATTTTTTGTTTCGATTTTATAATTTAAAATATCGAATCGCATTACCTCGTTCAATTAAAGCGTGTTGCAAGTGCTGAACTTGCTTATTATTGGCTTGTTGGTTTTCCAATTGTTGTTGGAGCTTCAAAGCAATCAATTCCTTTGCAAGACGCTTATTGGCATGTTGGCTACGTTCAGACATGACTTTGACACTAATTCCTGAAGCAACATGTGTCGCATGAATGGCAGAATCAGTGGTATTAACATGTTGCCCGCCTGCACCTGAAGCACGGCATGCTTGGAAGATAATGCTGTCATCAGTCGGGAGTTGTTGTGGTACTTCCATGAGTGAAACACCGACAAACCAATTTTTACGTTTATGATTTGGTCGAATTTTACTTTGAAATGTCCATTGGATCGTACCGAGCCAATTATTCAGCCAATTTTTTGCATCATCATTCACATTTAAAAGTATAGAAGAATAACCATACTTGGTTTCATTGCTTTCTATAATTTCTAAATCTATTTTCTGGTTTTTTGCTTCTTTTTGCATTTCTTGCAAAGTGTATTTTACAGCGAGTTCACATTCTGCGGGTCCAAGCGCAGCACTAATTTGGACGATAGACAATATTGGTATTCCTTTGAATTAATATAGATAAAAATATTTAATTTAAAAAGTAGATGGATAAATTGTTAATGCGCTCATTTGTGAGTCATTGATTTACTTTTTTTACAGATATAATTATAAGAAAATATCTGAGTGAAAAACAATCAAAATAAGTCAAGAATCAGCTTTAATTGAGAAATTATAAAAATTGTTTAATAAAATTCATGTTCATCTGAAGAATACTATTCGAGAATTTTTTCAAAATATGGCAGAATATGCGGTTTTAAAGATTTCAGAGGATTGGCAGCATGCGCTTTGTTGATGAAGCAGTCATTACCGTAGAGGCTGGCGACGGTGGCAATGGCGTAGCCAGTTTTCGCCGTGAAAAATTCGTACCATTTGGTGGTCCAGATGGTGGTGATGGTGGTCGTGGTGGTAGCGTATATATTCAAGCTGACGACAATACCAGTACCTTAGTAGATTACCGTTATACCCGTAAATTTCGCGCTGAACGTGGTAAAAATGGTGCTGGCGCAAACTGTGCTGGACGTGGTGGTGAATCCGTTACTCTATATGTTCCAGTCGGAACGACAATTGTAGATACCGAGTCTGGCGATATTATTGGTGACTTAATTGAAAATGGTCAAAAGGTACTTGTTGCAGGCGGTGGTGATGGTGGTTTAGGAAATACCCATTTCAAATCATCAACTAACCGTTCACCGCGTAAGTGTACTCACGGTTTTAAAGGTGAATTCCGTGAAATTCGTTTAGAACTTAAGGTTCTTGCGGATGTAGGCTTATTGGGTATGCCAAATGCGGGTAAATCAACATTTATCCGTGCGGTATCGGCTGCAAAACCAAAAGTTGCAGATTATCCATTTACCACCATGGTTCCTAACCTTGGTGTGGTCGATGCTGACCGTCATCGTTCATTCGTGATGGCAGATATTCCTGGTTTGATCGAAGGTGCAGCGGAAGGTGCAGGTTTAGGGATTCGTTTCCTTAAGCATTTGGCACGTACACGTATTCTCCTACATATTGTCGATGTACAACCGATTGATGGTTCAGATCCTGCATATAATGCGAAAGCAATTTTGGAAGAATTGAAAAAGTTCTCACCAACTTTGGCAAAATTACCTGTAGTACTTGTACTCAACAAATTGGATCAATTGCCTGAGTCTGAACGTGAAGAATGGTGCAACCATATTCTTGAAGAATTACAATGGGATGGTCCAGTATTTAAAACTTCAGGCTTAATGTCTGAGGGTACAAAAGAAGTTGTGTATTACCTCATGGATCAAATCGAGCAACAACGTGAGTTGGAAGCAGAAGATCCAGAGTATGCTGCAAAAGTGAAAGCATTCCGTGATCAGCTTGAAGCTGAAACACGTGAACAAACAATTGCCGCAAAAGAAGCTTATCGTGAAATGCGTCGTCAACAACGTCTGGCTGGTCTATTGGCAGATGATGATGAGGACGATGATGGTGACGATGGCGAAATGGAAGTGTATTACGTACGTTAATCAAGCGTACAACTGAGGACAAGATGATAGAAGTGGTAGATGGGCAACGTCAGCTCAAGGCTTTAAAACGTATCGTTGTTAAAATCGGATCATCTTTACTCACAGCAAATGGGCAAGGTTTAGATTTGGATGCAATTTCGCACTGGGCGAAACAAATTGCAGATCTACACAATGCAGGGCATGAGATTATTCTCGTGTCTTCAGGCGCTGTGGCTGAAGGTATGGTTCGTATGAAGCTTGAGAATCGACCCACCGATCTACCCAGTCTACAAGCTTGTGCTGCCATTGGGCAAATGGGCTTGATTCAAACTTGGTCTAGTGTTTTAGAAAATCATGCCATTCAAACTGCACAAGTTTTATTAACCCATGATGATTTAGCAGATCGTCGTCGTTATTTAAATTCTTGTGACGCATTGCAAAATTTGATTGATTGGCGGGTGATCCCTGTGATCAATGAAAATGACACAGTCTCTACCGATGAAATTCGTTTTGGTGATAATGACACGCTTGCTGCGATGGTTGCAGGTCAGGTGCATGCCGACTTATTGATTATTCTTACAGATCAACAAGGTATGTTTGATTCAGACCCTCGTTCAAATCCAAATGCCAAATTGTTTGATACGGTTCGTGCAATGGATGAATCGCTGTTTGATATGGCTGGCGGTGGTGGTAAGTTTGGTCGTGGTGGGATGTTGACCAAAGTACGTGCTGCCCGTTTAGCTGCGAAGTCTGGTTGTCCTACACTCATTGCCAGTGGTGAAAGTGATAATGTTCTTGCTCGCTTAATGGCGGGTGAATTACTCGGTACTTTATTCATCACTGATGATGATCGTGTAACTGCACATCAACAATGGTTGGCGGCACACTTACAAACCGCAGGACGTTTGGTAATTGATGATGGTGCTGTGAAAGCGATTAAAGAAAACCACCGTAGTTTATTGCCTGTGGGTGTAAAAGCGGTTGAAGGACATTTCGAGCGTGGTGATGTGGTGGAATGTGTCGATACACAAGGTCATCGTGTTGCTGTTGGGCGAGTTAATTTCAGTTCTCGATCTGCTGAAATCGTCAAAGGTTTAGCCTCTGATAAAGTGCATCAAGTCTTAGGTGAAGCACGTTCTTTGGAAATGATTCACCGCAATCACATGTCTATTTATTAAGTTAAAATTGGCATAATGATTTGTTTTAAATAATAAAATGATAGAAAGCATTTTTATTATTTTAAATCTTTGAAATATTGATATGGGCATATCTGCGTAGGGTAGTGCCCATTTTCAAATCCCATTCCTGATCCTCCTTGGATTGTCCTATCTTGTAAATGATTGATAAAATTTTGAAGACTAATAATTTTCCATTCTAGAAAATTTCGATCTTTTTGATTGTCGATTCTTTTTACAACATAGCTTACGGCTAAACCTGTAGCTGTGCTGAGATCTGTTAAGTCCTTAATTCGGCTTATATCCATACCAAAGCCTTGAGGGTGCATTTTACTTAAATCTTTTTCCTTAACTTCGATGAGCGTATAGCTTTGTGTATCAGGTTTATAGGCAATTGCATCAATATCACTTGGGATGCCATGCACTCTTGAATAGCCAATGTAGCCATCAAAAATGAGTCGCTGAACATATAGATCTAGTAAATATTCAAATTCAAAACTTACTAATTTTTCTTGCCAGAGATTCACAATTGATTGTGAAATTTGTTGAGGTTGAATTGTATTTACTCTGCTCGGGAAATGATTTAAAAAAGTTTCTAAGCTTGTTTTATGGAAATGATGTGTCGTGGGATCGTATTGAAATACGTTTATTTTAGGTGTTTTCAGGCTTTCATTGAAAAGAATTTGTTCTGAAATATGCCATTGATCAAAAGGGATATTTTTATCCCACTGTATAAAATATAAATGTTCACAGGGTAATTTTGAGAGTGAATCATAGATTTTTATGTAGCGATCAGGATGATCCGAACTCACTGTAAAATAGATCGGATTGATTATCGAACGTGTTTTGGGTAGTTTGGGAATGAAATAACCACCTGTGAAAAAGTTTGAAATATCTCGATTTTGACTTACCCATTCATGGAAATTGAGTTCACCGACAAAACCTTTAAAACGGCTGATATATTGCTTTTCACCCAATACATTTTTTGATAGGACAGTATGTAAGGCTTTGAGTAGATTATTTTTGGAATGATTCATTTTTAGTATTTGAAATAGAATTATATTTTTATTTATAGCAAACTATTTTATTTCAATCGAGTTAATCCCCAGCTTGAATTAAAAATTAAGCGGAGATTTGTTTCGGGTATTAAATGTTTATTTAAGATATTAGTTTATGTAATTGAAAAAATTATAATTAAGCTAATTTTCGAGCACTATTTAATCTTGGTAAATTCTGATCTTCTCCTACCATATATTTAAAATCAGCTAGGCTCAGCATTTCATTGTCTTCTATGCTATTACCATAAGCATAAATATTTTCATATTGATCAAGCTCATATTTTTCTAAAATACGGATGCGTTTTTGTTCAGAGCTACAGTCTGGCGTGGAATAGTCACCTGTAAAAATACCATTAATGATTTCTGTTTCAGTACAAATCAGGTCGATTTTTAAAATTTGACACATCACTTCAAGATAAATATCGACTGAAGCTGAAACCAAAACGACATCATCACCTTGATTCTGATGGTCGATCAGTCGTTGATATAGTGATTGATCGAGTTGTTCGATTAAGCGAGAGCAATAATCTTCTACAAGATCTAAAATTTCAGCGGCATTTGCATTTTTAAACATGGATTTAAATAATTTAATTCGCATCGCATGAGCAGGGTAGATATTTAAATAATACGCCTGAATCCACGGCAGTATTTTAATACCCTGTTTAACGATATGGCGTTTTGACAAAGCGTAAAAGATGAACCCTGTGAAACTGTCTTTTTTACACAAGGTACCATCAAAATCAAATAAGGCTAGGTTTTTATACGTTTTGCTCGTTGCATGCATGTTTCATATCGTCCGTTTACGCGGCTTGCATACCAGTTTGTATTATAATCGCGACTTAATTTAGGGCCAGAAATCACCACTTCAGGCATAATAGCATAGATTGGCTCTTTACCTGTTTTGGATTGATAGAGCTTAGACACCGCGATATATGTTTGTGTTTTTTCGAAACTGTCTTCTTTTTCTTGTTTTAAATCATTGCGTAGCTGACGAGGTGTGACCAATACATTATTTTTTGAAAATAAAGTAGTGAGCGCCTTTTCAGTTGTGGTCATCGCAGGGCGTGGGTCACCATTTTTATCATAAGATAAGAGGTCACCATCAAGATCTAAATCGATATCAGATACTTTCTCGATCATTTTCTGGAAAGCAGCATTACGACTTGAGTACATCCCTGAATTATAATCAGCAAAACGATAAATTGGCTTATCATACTTTGCTGGATACATCATCAAACGATGGATACCATAGTAAAGTCCACCAAACTCAGTATATAAGTCATCACGTAATTCATTGGTACTCATACTAGTACGCTTATGATCTTTGGCGTAATTGATGTGTACTTGCATCGAACCTAAAGTGGTAATCGGGTTTAATTTTTCAGCAAAATCTTGACCAACAAATTTGGCAGCACCAGTTAATGCACTGATATGATAATGTTTAGTCATATAGTCAAATATTTCACGATAAAGAACGTCAAGCTCTTTCTCATTTTTTACTCGACTCATTTGCTTTAAGTAGTTGTCTTCAGGTGTGGGTTGGTTTTTTAACACATCCTGAAAATAACCTGCAATTGGACCACCGATGGTTGTTCCTAATTTCGCTTCAAATTTTTCTTGCAGACGTGAGCTTACTTCTTTTACTGCTTTCGCCCCTAATCCTGGGACATTGGGATTGGCAATAAAGTTAGATTCCTGATCTACTACCGCGATAATTGAACAAATATTTTCTTTAGTTTTTGGAATTTTTAATTCTTCAGATATATCAAAAATATCTTGTGCCCATGATTTACGATCATTGACACGACTAGGGATAAGCTTACGAATTTGATCACTTTCTAAAGTCGGTTCATCATCATGTGACCACCAAGAACCATTACCACAAGCAGTTAAACCTATAGCAAGTGACACTAAACAGAGTGAACGGAGAAGGTTTTTTTGTTGACCAATTTTTTTCATACTGATGAAAACACACCTAGAAATGGATGAGCTCAGTGAGCTGATGCAGTATACTATGACTAACTTAAAATGTATGAATATATATGTATATCGGTCAGTATCAACTGTCAAATAATTTAATTGTCGCACCGATGGCAGGTGGGTTCGATATAAGATAATTATATATTTATATCAATATCTTATGTTTTTTTGTAGGCTCCATAAGAGTCTTTGCTGATAATAATCATAGATCCTTTACCTAGACAGGTAATTTAAATTGAACGTACAACAATTGATTAATTTCTTAAAGACTGAATTAGCTACGTATACGGATTAAAACCTTGGGGCTGAGGGAGCAAACATATCTAATTTGTATGGTATCTTCTTTTGCAATCCTAGTATCAGATTAATGAGAAATTAAAGCATCTACTTTATTTTACAATACATCGTTGTGCAATCTCAGCAATGTTTTGATGATCAAGATTTACATGCTCCCATTTCTGCATTTGTCCTATCATCCATTCAAAATCTGAGGCTTTGGGTGTAACCTCCTGCGGTACAAAATGCTGAATAATATGTTGAATTTTATGAAATTCAGGCACATGAACTGACTCAGAACAATCAAAACGAATAATGTTATAGTCAACGAGTATTTTCCACACTTCATTAATATTAATCGCAGAATCAATTGTAGACATCTGTTGCAAATCCTGTTGTGCCCTCATGATCGCTGTGCAAAGTGCATTGAGCGTTGCAGGATATTGTATTGCCCAATCTTGTGTGACCGCTAAAACTTTATCAGCAACTTCTGGAATAATCGCTTTACTTTCAGCAATGACATGACTGTAACCTTGAATTTCAGCCTGAATATTCCAAGGCTCTCCAACACAAAAACCATCAATCGTATGTTTGGCAATGCTTTCAACCATATAAGGCGGTGGAAAAGTCAGTAATTTTGCTGACTGTGCAATGTGTTGATCTGCCAAAGCCAACCATTCTCTTAAACAATAATGATGAATTGAATGTTTAAAAACATGTGCAAGATGAATAGTTTGCTGTTGTTGTATTGCCTGTGCAATTTTTTCAGCAGATTGTTTTGGGCTATCTTGTGTTGAAATATTTAAATCAAAGCATAATTTTTGACTGATACTGATAAATGCACGATTGACACTTAATACCAACGGCGTTTGCAAGGGAATGCCAATGTGATCTGAACCCATCATGGCTGCTGGCAGCATTGCCGATAAACAATGCGCTGCATCCAAAAAACCAAAAGCCAAACGATCACGCAAACTTGCCCAAGAGGCTTCCTTGACCAAAATCACATTTAAGCCCTGTTCAGCAAAATAACCCTGATGCTGTGCCCATAACAGTGCAATACAGTCCAAAAGTGGGACATAGCCCAACTGAATATCTGTTTTTTCTAAATGATTCATTCTGCATCCTTTATTTGACCTTGTAGCAGTGCTTGCGCATCAATAAGTCTGCGTGCCATTTCACCAATGGTCATACGATGGCTCATGGCATTTTTTCGTAGCAACTGAAAGGATTGTTCTTCATTAAGCTGATGTAATTTCATGAGTAAAACTTTTGCTTTTTCAATGTCTTTACGGTCAGCGAGTTTGGTTTTGGTATCTTTTAAATCAGCTTCAAGCTTTTTATGCTTTTTATATTGTTGAATGGAAATCTGCAAAATACTATCGAGTTTGTTTGGATCAATCCCATCGACTATATACGCCGTGACCCCTGCATCTATGGCATTTTTAATGGTGTCTTGATGACTGTTTTTGGTAAAAAGAACGGTCGGTAAATCAAACTGACTGACACAACTTTCGATGACATCCCGTTGCGGGTGATCCATGTCCAATAAAATCACATCTGCTTGTATTTGTTGTAAATAAAAAATATTTAGTTGGTCCGTGATCAGACAGGCAACCACATCAAACTGATGTTCGATCAATGTTTTTTTGATGAATTCTGCGCGTTCAGAATCATCATCAATCAAGGCTATTTTAAGTTTTGGCATGATGAATCAGGAAAAGCCTGAGGGTAATACAAGCCATAGCAATTATTATGCCATTGCAAAAATGAATGATATGGCAAATCAAGTAAAGGTTTCTCAAACAATTTGTTCGTTCATCCAGATGCTTATGCACTTGAATGATGCAAAATGCGCAAATTCATTGCATTACCAGCGTGGGCGAGATTATTTGTAATGACTTTACTTCATCAATTTATGTGTATTTTATTTTTACTAATTTATTTTCTTATTGTTCAGTAAGTAAAAACAATGGTTTGTGGTTAATTTTGAATATTGGCATAGTCATTGCTATATCTCCTATGAGTCAACGATGACTCTTAAAATTTGTAAGACGGCCAACGACGTCCGCTCTGATCGATCTGAAAAGCATTATTTATTTTATTTGCTTTTTGGAAAACCCAATACGTTCAGTTCAGGTAGGAGATGGCGATGTCTTCAAATTTAGATACGAAAAAAGCCACAAAAATCAGTCTTTTTAATTTCAGCAGTGCAGCCATGCGTGCTTTCCACATGAGTTGGCTCGCATTTTTTGTCTGTTTCTTTGCATGGTTTGCCTGTGCACCTCTGATGCCTGTAATCGCAGGTGAATTTCACCTTACGAAAGATCAAATCGCCAATATTAATATTGCTGCCGTTGCGATCACGATTCTTGTACGTCTGATTGTTGGCCCACTCTGTGATAAATACGGCCCACGTAAAACCTATACCGCATTACTGATCATCGGCAGTATCCCTGTTTTTGGTGTGGCTTCAGCAAATAGCTATGAATCCTTTTTGTTCTTTCGCTTATTGATCGGTGCGATTGGCGCAAGCTTTGTCATCACGCAATACCATACAAGCATTATGTTTGCACCAAATGTAGTCGGGACTGCCAATGCCACCACAGCAGGTTGGGGCAATGCGGGTGGTGGTGCTACACAAGCGTTAATGCCTTTGATGCTCAGTGCATTGGTGATGTTCGGTGTAGAGCAAACGATGGGTTGGAGAATTGCACTGATCGTTCCCGGTGTATTGATGCTGATTGTTGGAGCGATGTATTGGAAATTTACCCAAGACTGTCCACAAGGTGATTTTAAAGAACTACGTACGCAAGGCATCCAAGTGGGAAGCGATAAAAAAGGTGGGATTGCCATTCTCAAACATGCAGCAAAAAATTACCGTGTTTGGATTTTATTTGGTGCGTATGCAGCTTGTTTTGGCATCGAAATCTTTATTCATAACATTGTCGCAATGTATTACGTAGATCATTTCCACTTTGGCTTAAAAGAAGCAGGGATGGCAGCAGGCATTTTCGGTTTATTGGCACTGTTTGCTCGAGCTTTGGGTGGCATTGTTTCTGACAAAGTTGCGACTCAAAAAGGTTTAGATGGTCGCACCAAAGTGTTATTCGCAATGATCTTGATGGAAGGTTTATTCCTGATTGTATTCTCACAAATGAATACAGCAATCCTTGCGATTCTTGCCATGACAGTATTCGCACTCTTTACGCATATGGCATGTGGTGCGACTTATGCGCTCGTTCCATTTATTGACCGTGATGCTTTGGGTGGTGTAGCAGGCATTATTGGTGCAGGAGGAAATGTTGGTGCAGTGGCAGCAGGTTTCCTACTCAAAGGGATGTTAGACATTCAAACGACCTTGATGGTACTCGGTGGTTTAGTGGTAATCGCTGCAAGTTGTGTGCTGATGATTCGCTTCTCAGTGGAACATAAAGAAAAAGAACAAAAATTGTTTGAAGAAGCGCTATTGGAGCGTAGTCGGATGGAACAAGCTTCCGCAACCATGAAACAAAATAGTGCAGCTTAATAGATAAATAACGATAAAAATTGAGGAGAATTGAGATGAAATTAGTGATGATTGGTCATGGCATGGTGGGTCACAAATTCATTGAATCTGTGTTGGAACATGCAAGTGATGACGTAGAAATTACCATTTTGGCAGAAGAGCCACGTTTGGCGTATGACCGTGTACATTTAACTGAGTATTTCACAGGTAAATCAGCAAAAGATTTAACCCTTTGCCGTTCAGATTTTGCGGATGCTTATGGCATTGATTTACGTCTAAGCACCAAAGCTACGGCGATTGATACCGCTAATAAAACCGTGACCACCAATCATGGTGATGTAATTAGCTATGACAAACTTGTTCTTGCCACAGGTTCTTATGCATTTGTTCCACCTATTCAAGGCAATGATCGTGAAAATTGTTTTGTTTACCGTACTATAGACGATTTAGATGCAATTCGTGCTGCAAGTTTAAATGCAAAATCAGGTGTGGTGATTGGCGGAGGTTTACTTGGCTTAGAAGCTGCCAAAGCCTTACGTGATTTAGACCTAGAGACGCATGTTGTCGAGTTTGCACCACGTTTAATGGCGGTGCAAATTGATGATTTGGGCGGTAAAGTTTTACGTTCTAAGATCGAAAATTTAGGGGTGAAAGTTCATACCCAAAAAGCCACATCATCTATTGAAAATGGTGTAAATGCCATGCATGTGATGAAATTTGGCGATGGTTCTGAACTTGAAACGGATATTGTTTTATTTTCCGCAGGAATTCGTCCACGTGATGAATTGGCACGGATCAGTGGTTTAGCCATTGGTGAGCGCGGCGGTATTGTCATTAATGATTATTGTCAAACCTCTGATGCTGATATTTATGCAATCGGTGAATGTGCGCTGTGGCAAAATAAAATTTACGGTTTAGTTGCACCTGGTTATGACATGGCGCGTATTGCTGCAAAACATGTCATGGCGCAAAGCTGTACTGA containing:
- a CDS encoding ANTAR domain-containing response regulator, yielding MPKLKIALIDDDSERAEFIKKTLIEHQFDVVACLITDQLNIFYLQQIQADVILLDMDHPQRDVIESCVSQFDLPTVLFTKNSHQDTIKNAIDAGVTAYIVDGIDPNKLDSILQISIQQYKKHKKLEADLKDTKTKLADRKDIEKAKVLLMKLHQLNEEQSFQLLRKNAMSHRMTIGEMARRLIDAQALLQGQIKDAE
- a CDS encoding MFS transporter — translated: MAMSSNLDTKKATKISLFNFSSAAMRAFHMSWLAFFVCFFAWFACAPLMPVIAGEFHLTKDQIANINIAAVAITILVRLIVGPLCDKYGPRKTYTALLIIGSIPVFGVASANSYESFLFFRLLIGAIGASFVITQYHTSIMFAPNVVGTANATTAGWGNAGGGATQALMPLMLSALVMFGVEQTMGWRIALIVPGVLMLIVGAMYWKFTQDCPQGDFKELRTQGIQVGSDKKGGIAILKHAAKNYRVWILFGAYAACFGIEIFIHNIVAMYYVDHFHFGLKEAGMAAGIFGLLALFARALGGIVSDKVATQKGLDGRTKVLFAMILMEGLFLIVFSQMNTAILAILAMTVFALFTHMACGATYALVPFIDRDALGGVAGIIGAGGNVGAVAAGFLLKGMLDIQTTLMVLGGLVVIAASCVLMIRFSVEHKEKEQKLFEEALLERSRMEQASATMKQNSAA